The following proteins come from a genomic window of Coffea arabica cultivar ET-39 chromosome 11c, Coffea Arabica ET-39 HiFi, whole genome shotgun sequence:
- the LOC113715964 gene encoding uncharacterized protein, which yields MARTRGGKSYRGERSFQLRDEDPENLENEEGTGGGSDDEEPKKTRGPTYMRHIWGRHGTDKRIKVKFNTLGEPVGTNRSKFNEFLGALARIGKYAPIDIDSWRKIPKSLKNDMIDEKFDLPVGIEERVKQSIGKKWRSWKHALKKTYFSPNESIESQVLKRPKRVPPQQWRNILTKWLSEESKRISATNKKHREKKKMNHSTGKKPFAQVRVEKEKKVGHPLSRADMFTICYTNSNGVPSSYKVGEKMEEMEGLKNQLPEGEEDSVGRNDVFARVMGEERSGRVRTYGLGVTQSDLWGDIPSRSTCFRLVMEQSAAMSKMERRIQQLESIQQGRSQGQSSPSQQRYTSQSSNAILWPIKVGDKVTVRSMVDSSKICAVGVVRNLDPTSEVGDTHLGSYWCEIHVNVPVENDEELMRPYHNFRKIGDAIGVAIAWPISLVILEEN from the exons ATGGCGAGAACAAGAGGAGGAAAAAGCTATCGAGGAGAAAGGAGCTTTCAATTGCGTGATGAAGATcctgaaaatttggaaaatgaggaAGGCACTG GTGGTGGTTCTGATGATGAGGAGCCTAAGAAAACTCGGGGACCAACTTATATGAGACACATTTGGGGTAGACATGGTACTGACAAGCGAATTAAAGTGAAATTCAATACACTTGGTGAGCCAGTTGGTACAAATAGAAGCAAATTCAATGAATTTTTGGGAGCATTGGCAAGAATTGGAAAATATGCACCAATTGACATTGATAGTTGGCGTAAGATTCCCAAGTCTTTAAAGAATGACATGATAGAT GAAAAATTTGATCTCCCTGTTGGCATAGAAGAACGAGTTAAGCAATCAATaggaaagaaatggagaagctgGAAGCATGCTCTCAAGAAAACTTATTTCAGTCCAAATGAATCAATTGAAAGTCAAGTGCTTAAAAGACCAAAACGAGTTCCTCCACAGCAATGGAGAAATATCTTAACTAAATGGCTTTCCGAAGAGTCAAAG AGAATATCTGCAACAAACAAGAAGCATCgagagaagaaaaagatgaaTCATAGTACAGGGAAAAAGCCATTTGCTCAAGTTCGAGTAGAAAAG GAAAAAAAGGTTGGGCATCCTCTCTCTAGAGCAGATATGTTCACCATATGCTACACTAATTCTAATGGAGTGCCATCTAGTTATAAAGTTGGGGAAAAAATG GAGGAGATGGAAGGCTTAAAAAATCAACTTCCagaaggagaagaagatagTGTGGGTAGGAATGACGTGTTTGCAAGAGTAATGGGTGAAGAAAGGAGTGGAAGAGTTCGTACATATGGTTTAGGAGTTACACAATCTGATTTGTGGGGTGATATACCAAGTCGTTCAACATGTTTTCGCTTGGTTATGGAACAAAGCGCTGCGATGTCAAAAATGGAGCGAAGAATTCAGCAACTAGAATCAATTCAACAAGGAAGATCACAAGGACAAAGTTCGCCATCTCAGCAAAGATATACTTCACAGTCATCAAATGCTATTCTTTGGCCAATAAAA GTTGGGGATAAAGTTACAGTAAGAAGCATGGTTGATTCGAGCAAAATTTGTGCTGTTGGAGTGGTTAGAAATTTGGATCCAACTTCTGAAGTTGGTGACACACATTTGGGATCATATTGGTGTGAAATCCATGTGAATGTGCCTGTAGAGAATGATGAAGAGCTAATGAGGCCATACCATAATTTTCGCAAGATTGGAGATGCAATTGGAGTAGCTATTGCTTGGCCAATAAGCCTG GTGATTCTTGAAGAAAACTAA
- the LOC113715963 gene encoding uncharacterized protein — translation MDKRWMSMSRSSDEYKASLEDFLDFAFTNGSIGEMILCPCIRCGNGVFVTREQAKSHLIWKGFIKGYTQWLAHGEVSSNLHHTSSHGSSNEVLPLNPIDDMQGLLQDALGVLNRDLDMGERLETEQPNIDAEKFYNLINDSKQPLYPNCPQFSKLSFLVRLLHIKCLSKMPDSVFNTLLDLLRQALPEGVNLPNSYYEAKKIMKELGLGYKKYDACPNDCTLYWGKDESKIKCDTCKHLRWEGTKDDPTGEKRKVPHKVLWHFPLKPRLQRLFMSSKTASFMKWHVDGRTKDGRMRHPADTLVWQSFDYQNPEFAKDPRNVRLGLASDGFNPFKNMNVNHSTWPVVLIPYNLPPWMCMKQPYFMLSLLIPGPYAPGNNIDVYLQPLIAELKELWDIGVTTYDASSKENFQMHAALLWTISDFPGYANLSGWSTKGYLACLVCHKHTVSHHLRHGSKQCYMGHRRFLENEHPYRKDKRHFDGKEEHGVAPPRLTETKHFFDLPYWKNNLLRHCLDVMHIEKNVCETIVRTLLNVDGKYDNLGVRRDLEEMGIRAGLHPITDEFGRAYLPPTCFYLDKKEKELFCKILKKVKVPDGYSATISKSVHLKPPKLTGLKSHDNHILLQQLLPLCYRKLLPKSVLSPLIKLSKYFRDLCCKALCPRELLRMEKEIAVVLCQLERVFPPSFFVIMVHLTGHLATEARIAGPVHYRWMYPIESQHRKLVEEQHLRSSRHEKERIHSETFANWFDNHVDDFLPENEVISKDLRLLAKGPNVVGLKYERYIVNGFRFHTKNLESKRKNQNSGVIVTAITSSFASTKDMNPVSSDLAYYGVLKDILELDYGGGQRVVLFDCDWVSKGKRLKQDDDGFTLVNFMNVKRHHEPFVLASQVKQVFYVEDPLDKGWNVVIPTVPRDDLKMDPIDVEMYLQSQPSSSHQSVIFDDINWVRQGVIGEIVDTTRVASSSKG, via the exons ATGGATAAAAGATGGATGAGTATGTCACGATCAAGTGATGAGTATAAAGCTAGTTTAGaagattttcttgattttgcatTTACGAATGGAAGTATAGGGGAGATGATTTTATGTCCATGCATTAGGTGTGGGAATGGGGTATTTGTCACGAGAGAGCAGGCCAAATCACACTTGATATGGAAAGGGTTTATTAAGGGATATACTCAATGGTTAGCTCATGGAGAGGTATCTTCGAATTTGCATCATACATCTTCACATGGCTCATCAAATGAAGTTCTACCACTCAATCCCATAGATGATATGCAGGGGTTGTTACAAGATGCATTAGGAGTTCTAAATCGGGACCTAGATATGGGAGAAAGATtagaaacagaacagccgaaTATTGATGCAGAAAAATTCTACAATTTAATAAATGATTCGAAGCAGCCTCTTTATCCAAATTGCCCGCAATTCTCTAAACTATCTTTTCTGGTCCGTTTGTTACATATTAAATGTCTCAGCAAAATGCCCGATTCTGTATTTAATACACTTCTTGATTTGTTGAGGCAAGCACTCCCAGAAGGTGTAAATCTACCCAATTCTTATTATGaagcaaaaaaaataatgaaagaacTAGGACTTGGATACAAAAAATATGATGCATGTCCTAATGATTGCACATTGTATTGGGGAAAAGATGAATCAAAGATAAAATGTGACACTTGTAAGCATCTACGGTGGGAAGGAACAAAGGATGATCCTACTGGTGAAAAAAGAAAGGTTCCCCACAAGGTTTTGTGGCACTTTCCGCTTAAACCCAGATTACAGCGTCTGTTCATGTCATCTAAAACAGCATCTTTCATGAAATGGCATGTCGATGGTCGTACTAAGGATGGTCGCATGAGACATCCTGCAGATACTCTAGTTTGGCAATCATTTGATTACCAAAATCCCGAATTTGCAAAAGATCCTCGTAATGTCAGATTGGGTTTAGCTTCTGatggatttaatccatttaaaAATATGAATGTGAACCATAGTACATGGCCGGTAGTACTGATACCTTATAATTTGCCACCATGGATGTGCATGAAACAGCCATACTTTATGCTGTCACTACTCATTCCTGGCCCATATGCACCTGGGAATAACATTGATGTTTACCTTCAACCTCTTATAGCTGAGTTGAAGGAATTGTGGGATATAGGTGTGACCACTTATGATGCATcatcaaaggaaaattttcagatGCATGCTGCTTTACTTTGGACCATTAGTGATTTTCCTGGTTATGCTAATTTATCTGGTTGGAGTACTAAAGGTTATTTAGCATGTCTAGTATGTCATAAGCACACCGTTTCACACCATTTAAGACATGGTTCAAAACAATGTTACATGGGTCATCGGCGATTTCTGGAAAATGAGCATCCATATCGAAAAGATAAACGTCACTTTGATGGAAAGGAAGAACATGGAGTTGCACCACCTCGCTTGACAG AAACAAAGCATTTTTTTGACTTGCCATATTGGAAGAACAATTTGTTACGTCATTGTCTTGATGTCATGCATATTGAAAAAAATGTATGTGAGACTATAGTTAGAACATTATTGAATGTGGATGGCAAGTATGATAACCTTGGTGTACGGCGTGATTTGGAAGAAATGGGCATACGAGCAGGTCTTCATCCTATTACAGATGAGTTTGGGAGAGCATACTTGCCTCCAACATGTTTCTATTTGGATAAGAAGGAGAAAGAGTTATTCTGTAAAATTCTGAAAAAGGTTAAAGTACCGGATGGTTATTCAGCCACAATTTCGAAGTCCGTGCATTTGAAACCTCCCAAACTAACCGGACTTAAGAGTCATGACAATCACATATTATTGCAGCAACTGTTACCACTCTGTTATAGAAAACTTCTTCCAAAATCGGTGCTGTCTCCATTGATAAAGCTGTCCAAATACTTTAGAGATTTATGTTGTAAAGCTCTTTGTCCTCGGGAACTACTTCGTATGGAAAAGGAAATTGCTGTTGTACTATGCCAGTTAGAGCGTGTGTTTCCACCATCATTTTTTGTTATAATGGTGCATTTGACCGGTCATTTAGCAACCGAAGCAAGGATAGCTGGTCCAGTACATTATCGCTGGATGTATCCGATTGAAAG CCAACACCGTAAATTGGTTGAAGAGCAGCATTTGCGTAGTTCAAGACATGAAAAGGAGCGAATTCATAGTGAGACATTTGCAAATTGGTTTGATAACCAT GTGGATGATTTTCTACCCGAGAATGAAGTTATCTCAAAAGATTTGAGATTATTGGCCAAGGGTCCAAATGTTGTGGGTTTGAAGTATGAGAGATACATTGTGAATGGTTTTAGATTCCATACAAAAAatttggagagcaaaagaaaaaatcagaATAGCGGGGTGATTGTTACTGCAATAACTTCAAGTTTCGCAAGCACCAAGGATATGAATCCGGTTTCAAGTGACTTGGCCTATTATGGTGTCTTAAAGGATATTCTAGAATTGGACTATGGTGGAGGTCAAAGAGTGGTTTTGTTTGACTGTGATTGGGTCTCTAAGGGGAAACGATTGAAACAAGATGATGATGGGTTTACACTTGTAAATTTTATGAATGTGAAGCGCCACCATGAACCCTTCGTTCTTGCATCCCAAGTGAAGCAAGTATTTTACGTGGAGGATCCTTTGGATAAGGGATGGAATGTTGTTATTCCAACTGTACCACGAGATGATTTGAAGATGGATCCTATAGATGTTGAGATGTACTTGCAAAGTCAGCCTTCAAGTAGTCATCAAAGTGTTATATTTGATGACATTAATTGGGTTCGACAAGGTGTCATAGGAGAAATAGTTGATACTACTAGAGTGGCATCCAGTTCCAAGGGATGA